A window of the Eulemur rufifrons isolate Redbay chromosome 6, OSU_ERuf_1, whole genome shotgun sequence genome harbors these coding sequences:
- the RAPSN gene encoding 43 kDa receptor-associated protein of the synapse isoform X2: protein MGQDQTKQQIEKGLQLYQSNQTEKALQVWMKVLEKSSDLVGRFRVLGCLVTAHSEMGRYKEMLKFAVVQIDTARELEDADFLLESYLNLARSNEKLCEFHKTISYCKTCLGLPGTRAGAQLGGQVSLSMGNAFLGLSVFQKALESFEKALRYAHNNDDAMLECRVCCSLGSFYAQVKDYEKALFFPCKAAELVSDYGKGWSLKYRAMSQYHMAVAYRLLGQLGSAMECCEESMKIALQHGDRPLQALCLLCFADIHRSRGDLELSQLKLHCLSEGIYRSKGLQRELRAHVVRFHECVEETELYCGLCGESIGERNSRLQALPCSHIFHLRCLQNNGTRSCPNCRRSSMKPGFV, encoded by the exons ATGGGGCAGGACCAGACGAAGCAGCAGATTGAGAAGGGGCTCCAGCTGTACCAGTCTAACCAGACAGAGAAGGCGCTGCAGGTGTGGATGAAGGTGCTGGAGAAGAGCTCGGACCTCGTGGGGCGCTTCCGCGTGCTGGGCTGCCTGGTCACGGCCCACTCGGAGATGGGCCGCTACAAGGAGATGCTGAAG TTTGCCGTGGTGCAGATCGACACAGCGCGGGAGCTGGAGGATGCCGATTTCCTCCTGGAGAGCTACCTGAACCTGGCGCGCAGCAACGAGAAGCTGTGCGAGTTTCACAAGACCATCTCCTACTGCAAGACCTGCCTTGGCCTGCCTGGCACCAGGGCAGGTGCCCAGCTCGGAGGCCAGGTCAGCCTGAGCATGGGCAAtgccttcctgggcctcagtgtcttcCAGAAGGCCCTGGAGAGTTTCGAGAAGGCCCTGCGCTATGCCCACAACAATGACGATGCCATGCTCGAGTGCCGTGTCTGCTGTAGCCTGGGCAGCTTCTACGCCCAGGTCAAG GACTACGAGAAAGCCCTGTTCTTCCCCTGCAAAGCCGCGGAGCTCGTCAGCGACTATGGCAAGGGCTGGAGCCTCAAGTACCGGGCCATGAGCCAGTACCACATGGCCGTGGCCTATCGCCTGCTGGGCCAGCTGGGCAGCGCCATGGAGTGTTGTGAG GAGTCCATGAAGATTGCACTGCAGCATGGGGACCGGCCGCTGCAGGCGCTCTGCCTGCTCTGCTTTGCTGACATCCACCGGAGCCGTGGGGACCTGGAG CTGAGCCAGCTCAAGCTGCACTGCCTGAGCGAGGGCATCTACCGCAGCAAGGGGCTGCAGCGGGAGCTGCGGGCGCACGTCGTGCGGTTCCACGAGTGCGTGGAGGAGACAGAGCTCTACTGCGGCCTGTGCGGCGAGTCCATAGGCGAGAGGAACAGCCGgctgcaggccctgccctgctcccacATCTTCCACCTCAG GTGCCTGCAGAACAACGGGACCCGGAGTTGCCCCAACTGCCGCCGCTCGTCCATGAAGCCTGGCTTTGTGTGA
- the RAPSN gene encoding 43 kDa receptor-associated protein of the synapse isoform X1, with translation MGQDQTKQQIEKGLQLYQSNQTEKALQVWMKVLEKSSDLVGRFRVLGCLVTAHSEMGRYKEMLKFAVVQIDTARELEDADFLLESYLNLARSNEKLCEFHKTISYCKTCLGLPGTRAGAQLGGQVSLSMGNAFLGLSVFQKALESFEKALRYAHNNDDAMLECRVCCSLGSFYAQVKDYEKALFFPCKAAELVSDYGKGWSLKYRAMSQYHMAVAYRLLGQLGSAMECCEESMKIALQHGDRPLQALCLLCFADIHRSRGDLETAFPRYDSAMSIMTEIGNRLGQVQVLLGVAKCWVARKALDKALDAIERAQDLAEEVGNKLSQLKLHCLSEGIYRSKGLQRELRAHVVRFHECVEETELYCGLCGESIGERNSRLQALPCSHIFHLRCLQNNGTRSCPNCRRSSMKPGFV, from the exons ATGGGGCAGGACCAGACGAAGCAGCAGATTGAGAAGGGGCTCCAGCTGTACCAGTCTAACCAGACAGAGAAGGCGCTGCAGGTGTGGATGAAGGTGCTGGAGAAGAGCTCGGACCTCGTGGGGCGCTTCCGCGTGCTGGGCTGCCTGGTCACGGCCCACTCGGAGATGGGCCGCTACAAGGAGATGCTGAAG TTTGCCGTGGTGCAGATCGACACAGCGCGGGAGCTGGAGGATGCCGATTTCCTCCTGGAGAGCTACCTGAACCTGGCGCGCAGCAACGAGAAGCTGTGCGAGTTTCACAAGACCATCTCCTACTGCAAGACCTGCCTTGGCCTGCCTGGCACCAGGGCAGGTGCCCAGCTCGGAGGCCAGGTCAGCCTGAGCATGGGCAAtgccttcctgggcctcagtgtcttcCAGAAGGCCCTGGAGAGTTTCGAGAAGGCCCTGCGCTATGCCCACAACAATGACGATGCCATGCTCGAGTGCCGTGTCTGCTGTAGCCTGGGCAGCTTCTACGCCCAGGTCAAG GACTACGAGAAAGCCCTGTTCTTCCCCTGCAAAGCCGCGGAGCTCGTCAGCGACTATGGCAAGGGCTGGAGCCTCAAGTACCGGGCCATGAGCCAGTACCACATGGCCGTGGCCTATCGCCTGCTGGGCCAGCTGGGCAGCGCCATGGAGTGTTGTGAG GAGTCCATGAAGATTGCACTGCAGCATGGGGACCGGCCGCTGCAGGCGCTCTGCCTGCTCTGCTTTGCTGACATCCACCGGAGCCGTGGGGACCTGGAG ACGGCCTTCCCCAGGTACGACTCTGCCATGAGCATCATGACCGAGATTGGAAACCGCCTGGGCCAGGTGCAGGTGCTGCTGGGTGTGGCCAAGTGCTGGGTGGCCAGGAAGGCGCTGGACAAG GCTCTGGACGCCATCGAGAGAGCCCAGGACCTGGCCGAGGAGGTGGGGAACAAG CTGAGCCAGCTCAAGCTGCACTGCCTGAGCGAGGGCATCTACCGCAGCAAGGGGCTGCAGCGGGAGCTGCGGGCGCACGTCGTGCGGTTCCACGAGTGCGTGGAGGAGACAGAGCTCTACTGCGGCCTGTGCGGCGAGTCCATAGGCGAGAGGAACAGCCGgctgcaggccctgccctgctcccacATCTTCCACCTCAG GTGCCTGCAGAACAACGGGACCCGGAGTTGCCCCAACTGCCGCCGCTCGTCCATGAAGCCTGGCTTTGTGTGA